AGATAACCTACAATCCGAGGAACTGGCAGGGCCATAACATTCAAGAACTCGAATTTCATGACCTCCATTCAAAACCAAGAATTCACGTGCATAGAAATCAATGTTCTGACCAAATTTGCAGAACCTCATAACCATGTACATTCAGAATGTGATCTCTACACTGATCATTTGATAGTCTTATTTATTAGCGAAGTTTGCAAGCATGACAAAGGTGTTATTCCAACCAAACCCACAGTCGAGTTTGAAGATAACCCAGACGATGAAACAGTCACAGGAATGGGAAACAACGTTTCTCGCCAATGCAGCAGTTCACTCTCAAACACCAAACATCAGGCTGAACTTGGTGGCAAGAGGGACGGATATGATGGCAACTCCCAATGCGACACCGAAAATACGGTGCGAGATTGAGAATGTAGCGCTAAACTGTGGCTTCTTCAGCGGGAGGTGGGGCGACAATGGGCGGTTCGCAACAGGAGATGACAGGGGGCGGCTTGTGTGCAGGGTTCGGCTTCCAGTTGGAGACATATTTGGTCGCAGGGCTGCTAGAGGCGAAGATGTGTAGCCCCTGGCTTGCTCCAGATTTGAGCTTGAGCTACCAAGAGCACCTGAAAGATTAATGCAATAAATTTAGAATGGCTAATTGTGGAATAAACTGCATACTTCTACTGAGCATAAGCATAACCAGATAAAAGGAGGGAAATCTGACTGCATTCTACTAAAAGCACATATAAAGATGCacataatttacaaaaaaaaaagatgcactATATCCAAATAAATTGAAGAGACATAATTGAAATGGTTGAAGCCACGAGGTATGGATCTTTTGCTTCCAGGTCCCACAAAATTCATGACGAACCATGAGCAACTTTTACCTACCAGATATAATGATGCAATATGACTCATGACCTATGGACATTACTGACATTCCCTTGAATTAAGCTCTAGCTGGCAGACTATAAACACTTTGTATGTCATTTTCAACTCATATTAGTAAATACTAAATATCCAAAATGACAATATACTTGGAAAGGTCCTAGTGTGCTTTCAGCCTGCCACTATCTCCTAACAAGCATATGGTGTTGTCAATAACTCGAAACTAAGccagaagcaaataaaaaaataagtgCAGATCTCCGGGACTGCTTACCACGGAGAGCAAGTGGCGCGTCTCTCAAGGGTCCAAATCGAGTGTTGCTGTTATACTTCTCCATTGCTGGCTTGCTGCACATCAACCAATAACCATGCATTAACATAACAAAACATTACAGTTTGGTAAAAAAATCTGAATACAAAATTTTGTAAAGCTCAATGTAGAAAGATTAACTAATGATTCAACTAAATTGGAGAACATCAAAACCAATTGATCCTAATAAACTTGATCgttgagataaaaaaaataaaccaaGTAACATATTTCAGCAAATTACTAGAACCTAGTCAATCTCGATACTAACCACAACCCAAAATATCGAAATGCAGGATCGAGATAAAATCGAAGGATGCAACTCGTAAGTATATTTACAGCAGTCAACTTTGGAGACATGATTGAAACACTGAAACCCAGTATCATTGCAGAGATTTGCACAAAATCAACTATTGATAAGAACATGCAACATACTTGCAAATTTCAATCCTAATACATAACTCGTATCAGGGTAAGACTTAATATGAGGGTTGGGACATTCATTTGAACCCAACAAAAactttgtgagagaaaaacaaaaCTATTGACCCCACACATGAGATGGATCAGAGCATTCATCCGAGGAAGGAACATTAGGACTTGACATTAAGAGGGCTCACAGCAGAGGAGAGTTTCTGGGCAACAAACCAAGCTATCCTGTGAAAAAAAGGTAATGCTTCCTTACTGAAAATAGAATCAACACTACATCACTGTGGCAGGCACAATTACTACACTTTTGCTTTGGGGCAAACTATTAAATACCAAAATAGTATTCATAAAACCATAATTTTTACCCATAACTATAGTGTAGTAATTTCCATTCATTTGGTGTTACTTTAAATACAAGTTTGCAAATTTATCGCTGACATGTTATTAATGCCATGACTGCCGCAAATTTTTTCTCAGTGTGTCTAAGCTCATCATCAATGTAGGATTATAAGTACTTCAATGACACAATCTACAATTTCTATACACTAGTAATACTACTAAGTTTATGTCTGTAGTTCTCGGTAGACGGTAGCAGCATATTAGAGtgcttaaatttttttttttgaacaaataGAGTGCTTAAATTTTCATACGCACTAGATCTTAATCCTAAGCGCATCACATAGCTACAATGTGTCACTATGGAAAACAAAGATTCTTCAGTAATACTACTAAGTTTTATGCCTGTAGTGTTCAGTAGCAGCATATTAGAAAACTTCAATTTCCACAAGCACTAGATCTTAACCCTAAGCGCATCACATAGCTACCTTGTCTCGCTGTGGAAAACAAAGAGCCTTCTTCAGTTTTCTTGTCCACTAAAGCTGAGATCATAAGGTGCATACATATatgaatgaaaaaaaattataaggtGTTGTATTCACATTTGACCAACAACTCGGAGTTGGGTGTTACATTTCCCAACAATCCTCTATGATCAGCTGCAGTAGTAGGTAGGGACTTGCAGACGGTACATAGTGGTATAGTATTTACAATAGACTCCCCACCATGCGTGGTGCAGATCAAACCGCTTGCCATTGCAGCACTAAACATTGAGACATTTGACAGAAAATTCACACAGTTCGGCGGCCCTCCCCCATACCCTAAGATCAGGGGCGGACCCAACATAGGACATGCGTGTACACATGTACACCCGATAGTTTTTGCAAACAAAATCGAAGCTAGTAGGTAATCTACTGTAACTGGATCggatccgaatacaaatagttttgttagggtttgggatgCTCCGTCTCGCGCAGCAGAAGGAAAGCGAAGGGGCGGGCACACCTGGTggatgctcgtcgccggcgaaggGCTGGGTGAAGACGTGACGAATGGCGCCGCCACTCCCCcgatcgtcgccgccgccagggaaggaaCAAGGAAGAACAGGGCAGGAGAGAgtcagagagagaagggaaaggctGAGGCGCTGAGCCGTTAGCCCTGAGGCGGAGGGACTGTCAATGAGCCGAGACGAGGTCGAGCGAGCCTGAAACCTCGAGCCGAGGTCGATCTGAGCCCGAGATCCCGCCGAGCCTACAGGCTAGCCCGAGATCTGAGCTCGGCTCGAGCCTACAGgctagctcgagctcgagcctACAGGCCAAGGGTCGACTCGAATAGGCTCCTGTCCTCTACTGCAGATATATTTttagaagagaaagaaaaactttactatttttttagagGTCATAACAGAGCAGCTCGACAGCAGACAGAGATACCAATTGGTTCCAATCTTCTTAGCTCATTGTAGGTCGACCACATGTATTGATATTTGCAGCAATTACGCTTTCACAAATAAAGCTGAGAGTTTGGCATACTGCAAGTTCTTGGATCTGAATAACTGAAAGGACATGGCAATTTATTGTTTTTGACCTACCCAAAAGCCAGTCCCGGCTATAACTTGCTAGGATAGAAAGCTACATTGGCCGATAGAGCGTTTCTTTCCAACATACCCTATCTGAATATGTTTCAGCTCTCAGCTCAGTCTTCATTTCTCCGCCTCCGAGCTTAAGATTATGAGTCATCAGGAGTTTGTAGGCAGTATGATGCATATATCAAGTATAAGTTACACCTGCTAGCTTTAGAATGTTATCCCACCAAAGTTCTAAATATCCAGCTTTAGCTACCACTATAGCTTGTTATAGCTTTTGAAAGAAGAAAAAGCTAAAATATTTATCTCTTAGCTTTGAAAGGATAAATCCGCTAATAGCCGGCTATATCCCGCTATAGCTGCTAAATTAAGGTTTATTTAGCTAGATAAATCATATAATTAATCTctatttattgttagtttaaTATTGAGCTTCGTCATTTACAAAATTTAGTATTTCTTCAATGTTGTAACAAGAGAATGAAGCCCAGTAGTACTTCAGTATATGaaattttcttgatttcatgtttatatgcaaaattactcATAGATTTATGCATGGTGTTGAAGTAGAAATGTATAATTATGAGAACTTTctagaagattagagagtatATTTGAATCATGGTTACCATGCTTCATGGTAAAATATGGAATACTCttaaaattagatatttgtatggttagataaTTATGAAGAAAATTCTAAAATTAGATATTTTATAAAGAAGTGTGTAGAAGATAAACACATGGCAAAACCATATGAGCCATGGAGTCCTACAAATAGGGGTGCTTCCCTCCCCTCTTGCCATATCATGTCATAAGAGATCTTAAGTAGGAGATGGCATGGTTGCCATGTAGTTTAGTAGTGTCATGGTATGATAGCTACATAAAGAGTGCAACGGTCTTGTGTTATTTATATTAATTTAAGGTAAATAAAGAATTGAGTTCTCATATAGAGTTGGTTAGAGCCGTCAATTTATCCACACATTGCATTTACACAATCACTAAATCGGTTAGCTAGGTTATAAATCGCTAAAGCTTTTCTTAGCCTATACAAACACCAACCGTTAAATGctttagcccgctatttaaacaCTGTATCCCACAATGCAAGAAACGCAAGGGCGGTGCCTAGAACACATCTGAGCTCCTTTCGTGACCATGCAAGAACAACTGTAGAATCTGTTCCGGAAGTTGCCATGATTAGACTGGAAGCTCTGACGATGCTGGTTTTGCAGTAGACCTGCGATACAGTCCGTGTTGATATAAAGAGCTCAGCAGACAGCCAGGCATCAAGAACTCATCTTTTGCACTGTTCTTCAGTAGTGCTTTCCACGGATACTTCTTATTCTTGAGATCTTGACCAAGCAATCTTTTTTGTCATAGCCTGAGCCCACTGGCGGTAAGGACCAGTGAGGATGATTCTGTTACCTGTAGCTCTCACCAGATAAAAGAATTCAGTGGAAACTTGTTCCAATCAATAGTTCGATCCCCTAGACTGCTCATCACTACGTAACACCAAACTGGACTTCAAAATGTGGCCAATCCTCCCAGTCCAGTGGAAACGTTCTCTACACTCTATAGACTAGAGCTTGGGCTGGTCATGCATACATCGAGTCCAGGCTAGAGCTAACCCAAGCATCCAATCACGCCCTATGAGACTACAGCTTAGATTGTGACCAAGACATATATagatagtactccctccatttcaaattatagattgtttgactttttttattccaaatttgatcactcatcttattcaaaaatttgtctTAAGACGTCCACCGATTCAAGTACGAAAAAAAATGTGCCAAACCAGAAAAAGATCGAAAACAAAAGGATCACTTGGTGATGTTGGTAGGAACACACTCTCAATACAGAGTTTGGCATGCAGCAGGGCGCACATGTTGGCACTATTGTCATGCAAGAACTCAGGCTTCAAGTTCACTGTCTGCAGGACAGCGACTTCAATTGCCATCGACCTGTCCTAAGGTCATGTACATATTGATCTCCCTGCCACAGCCCCTACCTACATATATAACCCCTCATATATAAGTTTTGCTCGATCGATTTGCGTTGCAAGTTGAAACCTTGCTTGCATTGCTGCCCTAAGTTTTCCTACCCACCTTGGTGTGCAGTGTCATGCTTAGAGATGCATGGGCTTAGGAGCCATCAGGATCTCGGCAGGCGCACACGTCCTTTGTCGACCGTCGCACTCAGCTTCCTGGAAAGGATTCTTCAAAGCTACCAGCACAGGATCACGAGGATGATTCGATCAAGTGCCGCAAGAAATACCgtctcaaaagaaaaacaaaaacaaaaacaaaaacaaaacagaaGAAAAGGATCAGGATGGTCTGAGCTGCTAGGTGACGTCCCAAATGCATGTGGCCTTGGTGTTCAGCGATGCTACCTTAATGCAGATGTGCTGATCTATCAGCTGGCACTGGCAGGCGGCAAGTTCCTACAAGAATGAACATGGTTTTCTTCCCTACTTCTACATCAGATGGAAAGAATTGCAAAATAAGTTAGATTATTGCTTTAATAAATAGGAGATGACTAGTGCTTCAAGACCTACAGATACGCGGCAGAACTAATTTCTCCCCAACCTTCTTGCTTGGATCCGCTTCGATCAGTGATCATCTCACTCTCCAATCTCCATCTCTCTTCATTCGAGCTTGGGCATGGGTCTATAAGGCTATGCCCTGGAGAAATATGGTCTCTTGCTACTCCGGCTTTCGCTTGTAGAGTAGTATCATGCAAACAGGCTTAGGGGGTGGTTGCAACTTGCAAATGAGGGCTCAATGTTTAAAGCCCTTGTGTCCCATCATCAGGTTCTTTGTTTTCTGCAGGTGCAAAGGTCAAAAGTGTGACCTCGTGTTTCCAGAGAACAGCACAAGCTCTCTGTGGCAAAGGACAATACACAGAGCAAAGGGTCACCAGGGTTACAAGTTGAATGGAGTGTTCGTAAGAACACAACCTACTGCAGGAGTTGGACCACCTCAAAAACAAACTTATAGTGGCGACAAGAGAAACCGGGCCAACAGGGAAACCTCGTCCGTTTATTGAGCTTTCAGCCTATAGCCTGCACATCACACCGGTTCAAAGCCTAAGGGTTCTACAAACAGCAGCTAAATCAAACCATTCAGTCACCTTGTCACTGCTCCTCCCGTGTTCTAAAATGGCCCAAAACCATCTCGATAAATAAGAAAATAAATTAAGATTTGGAATTTGGCCGATGGCACAATAAATTCATCATATCCGTTCATGCAAAGTCGCAAACACAAATGAAAACATGATGTGTTCAGTAGTTCTCGATCTCCCTAGATAAAACACAATGCTCAATGGGCATCATTCGATAGCGGCAATGTTCAGCTTAGAAGTAATCACGTTCCACTCTCTTAGTGCAGAACAGCAGAAGTCTAAACCAAAGCCCTTGAAAAATGTAGATTTGAGCGTTTTGGTATCTTTTCTACCTTCCTATATCGAACCAAAGAAAAAGCAGCCAGGAAGCATTGTCCAGATAGGTGCACGACTTCTTTTTGTAAACATTATTGTTGACACGTAACTCTGTGACAGATCCTAGCTATACAGAAGGAAGGATGTCGAGGGCCACTTCCTTCAACGAAGGCATTTCCTCTTGTTGATGCAAGCAGATGTAGCTGCCAGACGTTGCTTTCCTCAGGACCTTCCAAGGTCCAGGGTAGCACCTGCCATGATAATATTGTTTGGCACAATGGTGAGATGTCTAATCTTGGTTTACAAAAAGACATGCAGTCTTTGTGCCATCACCAAATCATATAGCAaggtcagttttttttttttttgcttaagTCTCAATTACAGTTAGCATTAAAGTTTGGATCCTCTGTGAAGTGTGACAGGTGAGACCTTTCATAGTGAAGTTTTGAGGATACAATAGTTAGCATTTCATTTTAACAATTTTGACTAATCCGGAAATGATATCTACAAAATTCTGGGTAGGAGTCTATGCTAACCTTGCTCATGTAAATAAATGCATGTGGTGCTAGATTTGAGGTGAACTAATTGTACCAGGCATATGATTAGAATGCAAACCTGAAAAGCGTTCCCCCTTTGACTCCCTTGAAATTGTGAATATAGTAAACTGTGTCCAGTTTCGGGAGAAATGTTTTGGAAAGCTCTGCAAGTTTCGGGTAGAAGAATGACGGGTAGTCTTTGGTAGTCAAGGAATTAGAGTTGACAAGCATATATTTGTAAGTGTAGTCAGCCCAAGATGTCTTCTATTGAGAAAGGTGCTTCTCAATGCAAGATGTTCCCATAATGGACAATGTAGAACAACATGGTAACATAGACAGAAACCATTAACTAATGCGTAAGACAATCTTCATATATACAGAATAAGGATACATCCACTTCTTATTCGGTCTAGTTCTCCATTGAATATTATCAATTTCCGGTTGGTCCCAACAACTGCTTCCTTGTAAAGCTCTTCAACCACAAGCATTTCTGTAAACCACCATATTACTAAAGAGGTAAGCCCAAGTTTGATAGATCACTGATGGAGGGGATATCCCAAACTtaagcaaaagagagaaggCAAACCATTGACATTGAAGTAAGGATAAGCCACAAGGAATGACTCATCTTCTGGTTTGACACGGTCTGCCATTTTCACTTTTGTTGTAAAACCAAAATCTTCAAataaggatggttttgttagaTAATCTAGCTTCAGTGAACATCCTTCAAAGGCTGATTCTCTTGCAAAAGTAACCTCATTTGCCTCAGGAAAGAACTGAAACACGTGAGATAGGAACAATAGAGTCAACCAGGAGTTTTCAGTTGATAAAGGCAGgccgtaactagtacatctacTTGTGCTATCTCTCATAAATTTGACAAAGGCAAACCATAATAACTCTGCCTTTTTGCTATTTCAGCATTCCTAAATGATGCAGCAATCATTCACAAATATACACATTAATGACTAGAAGATCCAGATAAGGACATACTACTCTGGTTCTAGTAGCTTTCTCTGCAGGTACAAAGCGATCACAAAATTCTCTAATGAGAAGCATGCTTCCAGTCATCTCATTTCCTCCTTCGCCATCACCTAAAAGCAAGAATAGAAACAAGCTAGAGCATTTCCACCTGAAGTAAACCAAGGTACTCCCTCAAATCAAAATATGTCATTTTCGAGTTTCATACTTTTTAAATGTAAAGCCATCATAGAGCTTCTAGGCACCTGTCCATAATTTATTTTTACCATTATACCTTTCAAACTGAATGATATCACCTCTCATGAATGAGGTATCTTTTGCAATGTGTAATAAGTGAAGGGCATCCCTCttcaatatttttttagttCATGTGCACAAGTCTAAAAACAATTTATGTTCAGAATCTGGCAGAGCAGGT
This window of the Panicum virgatum strain AP13 chromosome 1K, P.virgatum_v5, whole genome shotgun sequence genome carries:
- the LOC120711384 gene encoding succinate dehydrogenase subunit 3-1, mitochondrial-like; this encodes MEKYNSNTRFGPLRDAPLALRGALGSSSSNLEQARGYTSSPLAALRPNMSPTGSRTLHTSRPLSSPVANRPLSPHLPLKKPQFSATFSISHRIFGVALGVAIISVPLATKFSLMFGV
- the LOC120711685 gene encoding protein LOW PSII ACCUMULATION 3, chloroplastic-like: MAMATSYSSMANLPFISKTPFPNKQVSNWMPTTISNGDGTGGMFSMARRNSRIGFQVHAVTGDQGSRNVSDVKFPSDYPELLMQAKEAAESALKDGKQLLEIEFPTAGLQSVPGDGEGGNEMTGSMLLIREFCDRFVPAEKATRTRVFFPEANEVTFARESAFEGCSLKLDYLTKPSLFEDFGFTTKVKMADRVKPEDESFLVAYPYFNVNEMLVVEELYKEAVVGTNRKLIIFNGELDRIRSGYYPSFFYPKLAELSKTFLPKLDTVYYIHNFKGVKGGTLFRCYPGPWKVLRKATSGSYICLHQQEEMPSLKEVALDILPSV